The Myxococcota bacterium genome includes a window with the following:
- a CDS encoding NAD-dependent epimerase/dehydratase family protein translates to MRVLVTGGNRYIGLDLVFELARRGHEVTVINSHLAPLPPGAHRIHADRRVPGELERALESHRDAFDVIFDNTAYVPADVVPMLELFRGRVAHYVFTSSQAVYRRSFVQPIREDFRRHAPDDPDPRKAYGVGKVQCEDLLLGEWRASRFPATCLRVGHTLGPRSPQATRDPAFFARLESGRPILIPGDGFAALQLVHIQDVARFMAALVGNEKALGECYNVSGGEVTSIVGVVHLIARAMGVKPILVEVPMDLARKQRPPLVHWGEALTGSALLSIEKGLRDVDWTPRFSIEDGYRDSYEWYRREGRAQYTFDFAADDALLAELGRAG, encoded by the coding sequence GTGAGAGTCCTGGTCACCGGCGGGAATCGCTACATCGGGCTCGACCTCGTGTTCGAGCTGGCCCGGCGCGGTCACGAGGTGACCGTGATCAACAGTCACCTCGCGCCCCTGCCCCCGGGTGCGCATCGCATCCACGCGGACCGGCGCGTGCCCGGCGAGCTCGAGCGCGCGCTCGAGAGCCACCGCGACGCGTTCGACGTGATATTCGACAACACGGCCTACGTGCCGGCCGACGTCGTGCCCATGCTCGAGCTGTTCCGCGGGCGCGTGGCGCACTACGTGTTCACGAGCTCGCAGGCCGTGTACCGGCGCAGCTTCGTCCAGCCGATCCGCGAAGACTTCCGCCGCCACGCGCCGGACGACCCGGACCCGCGCAAGGCCTACGGCGTGGGCAAGGTGCAGTGCGAAGACCTTCTGCTCGGGGAATGGCGCGCGAGCCGCTTTCCCGCGACGTGTCTCCGCGTGGGTCACACCCTGGGACCCCGCAGCCCCCAGGCGACGCGCGACCCCGCCTTCTTCGCCCGGCTCGAGTCAGGGCGGCCGATCCTGATTCCGGGTGACGGCTTCGCGGCGCTCCAGCTCGTGCACATCCAGGACGTCGCGCGCTTCATGGCGGCGCTCGTCGGCAACGAGAAGGCCTTGGGCGAGTGTTACAACGTGTCGGGTGGGGAAGTCACCAGCATCGTCGGCGTCGTGCATCTCATCGCGCGCGCGATGGGCGTGAAGCCGATCCTCGTCGAGGTCCCGATGGACCTCGCGCGCAAGCAGCGCCCGCCGCTGGTGCACTGGGGCGAGGCGCTCACCGGCTCGGCGCTGCTGTCGATCGAGAAAGGCCTGCGCGACGTCGACTGGACGCCGCGCTTCTCGATCGAGGACGGCTACCGTGACTCGTACGAGTGGTATCGGCGCGAGGGGCGCGCGCAGTATACGTTCGACTTCGCGGCGGACGACGCGCTCTTGGCCGAGCTCGGACGCGCCGGCTGA
- a CDS encoding DUF1801 domain-containing protein: protein MGQLLRFPTAARHDPAVEDWLRAHPDELGRIARTWFECMRACGDDVRELLHDGHPTACVSDAAFGYVNAFRAHVDVGFFRGAELADPECLLEGTGKFMRHVKLGPGRNVDRAALTKLIEAAYADMSERLRVG, encoded by the coding sequence TTGGGTCAGCTCTTGCGATTTCCCACGGCAGCGCGGCACGACCCCGCGGTCGAGGACTGGCTGCGAGCGCATCCGGATGAGCTGGGCCGGATCGCCAGGACCTGGTTCGAGTGCATGCGCGCCTGTGGGGACGACGTGCGGGAGCTGTTGCACGACGGCCATCCCACGGCGTGTGTCTCCGATGCGGCGTTCGGCTACGTGAACGCGTTCCGGGCACACGTCGACGTCGGGTTCTTTCGCGGGGCGGAGCTTGCCGACCCGGAGTGTCTCCTGGAAGGCACCGGCAAATTCATGCGTCATGTGAAGCTCGGCCCGGGACGAAACGTCGATCGCGCGGCGCTCACGAAGCTGATCGAGGCCGCATACGCCGACATGAGTGAGCGCCTTCGCGTAGGATGA